The following proteins are encoded in a genomic region of Arachis ipaensis cultivar K30076 chromosome B02, Araip1.1, whole genome shotgun sequence:
- the LOC107627035 gene encoding proline-rich receptor-like protein kinase PERK9 gives MVVGGGETGGEGAARLCLVPTTKLMGRQGHRFKLSENSVQGSNTGRRRAIFTAGDSPSLLITFSSPSHHHPFSLSLSLLSSSSRPNSHRATVSASAPPSLPSSLSLPFSLTPLTDSPSHHRRPSALRFLEPPRHRSTAVPFWANFRSLFDFPDLHNHHDDVRPPPADADDREITIPWGVWVHEKPPASRRSRARAVIGTPSPPAPAAGPSSSTAAAPPPSTDPPAAPEPTYLLVQRLFRFLERERHHVRRRLDRMDQALISLGAELPPLPDSPASDEQDHQEEDAEAPAQQDAPDTAEPAHMEAPPQTQETQPVPQPQSEPEPIVVPPTDPPV, from the exons ATGGTAGTGGGCGGTGGTGAGACTGGTGGTGAAGGTGCAGCTAGGTTGTGCTTAGTGCCAACTACCAAGTTGATGGGTCGTCAGGGTCATCGCTTCAAACTTTCGGAAAATTCGGTTCAAGG CAGCAACACCGGCCGCCGCCGCGCCATCTTCACCGCCGGCGACTCACCCTCCCTCCTCATCACCTTCTCTTCCCCCTCTCACCACcacccattctctctctctctctcactcctctcttcctcctcccGGCCGAACTCCCACCGCGCCACCGTCTCCGCCTCCGCGCCACCATCActgccttcctctctctctcttcccttctctctTACTCCTCTGACCGACTCACCCTCTCACCATCGCCGTCCCTCCGCCCTTCGGTTTCTCGAACCACCGCGCCACCGTTCAACGGCGGTGCCA ttttgggcAAATTTCCGTTCCCTTTTTGACTTCCCGGATTTGCACAATCATC ATGATGATGTGCGACCACCACCAGCTGATGCAGATGACAGGGAGATTACTATCCCCTGGGGTgtttgggtgcacgagaagccaccTGCTAGCCGCCGCTCTCGGGCTAGGGCTGTCATAGGGACACCTTCACCACCAGCCCCTGCAGCTGGCCCATCCTCTTCTACAGCCGCAGCTCCTCCACCATCTACAGACCCTCCAGCAGCACCTGAGCCTACCTATCTCCTGGTCCAGCGTCTCTTCCGGTTCTTAGAGCGAGAGCGACACCATGTCAGACGCCGCTTGGATCGGATGGACCAGGCACTTATCTCTCTAGGCGCTGAGCTACCTCCGCTTCCCGATTCTCCggcctccgatgagcaggatcatcaggaggaggaCGCGGAGGCACCAGCTCAGCAGGATGCCCCTGACACTGCAGAGCCAGCGCACATGGAGGCACCACCTCAGACACAGGAGACTCAGCCGGTCCCACAGCCACAGTCAGAGCCAGAGCCTATCGTTGTACCTCCCACTGATCCTCCggtttag
- the LOC107625120 gene encoding 3-oxoacyl-[acyl-carrier-protein] synthase, mitochondrial, with protein sequence MAMRASRRVFGSRGLGFYQSISSSSSVGRAIMDPPPVVSSRRVVVTGLGMVTPLGCGVDKTWRHLIDGKCGVRSLCLEDLQMSSFDKETQLSTFDQLTSKVAAVVPTGTNLGEFNEEIWLNSKDHRSIARFIAYALCAADEALKDSNWFPTEQEHRERTGVSIGGGIGSISDVLDSAQLLCEKRLRRLSPFFIPRILVNMASGHVSMKYGFQGPNHAAVTACATGAHSIGDAVRMIQFGDADVMVAGGTESSIDALSIAGFCRSRALTTKYNSSPQEASRPFDSGRDGFVIGEGCGVLVLEEFNHAKNRGAKVYAEVRGYGMSGDAHHITQPPNDGRGAILAMTHALRQSGLHPSEVDYINAHATSTPLGDVIEANAIKTIFSGHANSSALAFSSTKGAIGHLLGAAGAVEAIFSVLAIRHGIAPLTLNLTKPDPVFADGFMPLTASKEMPIRVAMSNSFGFGGTNASLLFASVGSDR encoded by the exons ATGGCGATGCGTGCTTCGCGCCGAGTTTTCGGTTCCCGTGGCCTCGGCTTTTACCAAAgcatttcttcatcttcttctgtgGGTAGAGCTATTATGGATCCTCCTCCTGTTGTTTCTTCCAGAAGAGTAGTTGTTACTG GTTTAGGCATGGTGACTCCTCTTGGATGTGGAGTTGATAAAACATGGAGGCACCTAATTGATGGTAAATGTGGAGTAAGGTCATTGTGTTTGGAAGATCTTCAGATGAGTAGTTTTGATAAAGAAACTCAGTTGAGTACATTTGATCAGTTGACATCCAAAGTTGCTGCAGTTGTTCCAACTGGAACTAACCTAggtgaattcaatgaggaaataTGGCTTAACTCTAAG GACCATCGATCAATAGCCAGGTTTATAGCATATGCACTATGCGCTGCCGACGAAGCTCTTAAAGATTCTAACTGGTTTCCCACTGAGCAGGAGCACAGGGAAAGAACG GGGGTGtctattggtggtggaattggaaGCATTAGTGACGTCTTGGATTCTGCCCAACTGCTCTGTGAGAAG CGTCTTCGTCGCCTTAGTCCATTTTTTATACCACGGATATTGGTCAACATGGCATCAGGTCACGTGAGCATGAAATATGGCTTCCAG GGTCCAAATCATGCGGCAGTTACTGCATGTGCTACTGGGGCACATTCAATTGGTGATGCAGTGAGGATGATACAATTCGGGGATGCAGATGTCATGGTGGCTGGAGGCACAGAGTCCAGCATTGATGCATTATCAATTGCAGGATTCTGCAG GTCTAGAGCTTTGACTACAAAATATAATTCAAGCCCACAGGAAGCATCAAGGCCCTTTGATAGTGGTCGGGATGGGTTTGT GATAGGTGAGGGTTGCGGAGTCTTGGTCTTGGAG GAATTCAATCATGCAAAGAATCGGGGAGCAAAAGTCTATGCAGAGGTTCGTGGCTATGGGATGTCAG GTGATGCACATCATATCACTCAACCTCCGAACGATGGGAGAGGTGCTATTTTAGCCATGACTCATGCTTTAAGACAG TCTGGCCTTCATCCTTCTGAAGTGGATTACATAAATGCGCATGCTACATCTACTCCATTGG GTGATGTGATAGAAGCTAACGCTATCAAAACCATATTCTCTGGCCATGCAAATTCGTCTGCTTTGGCCTTCTCCTCTACGAAG GGGGCTATAGGTCATCTTCTAGGTGCTGCTGGAGCCGTTGAAGCAATTTTTTCTGTTTTGGCTATACGACAT GGAATTGCTCCATTAACTCTTAATTTAACCAAGCCAGATCCTGTATTCGCCGATGGTTTCATGCCATTGACTGCTTCAAAAGAGATGCCAATTAGAGTTGCTATGTCAAACTCTTTTGGATTTGGAGGAACAAATGCATCCCTACTTTTTGCTTCTGTTGGATCAGACCGATAA